The Acinonyx jubatus isolate Ajub_Pintada_27869175 chromosome D1, VMU_Ajub_asm_v1.0, whole genome shotgun sequence genome includes a window with the following:
- the MMP7 gene encoding matrilysin — protein MRLAVLCVLCLLPQSPALPLPREAGGHSESQWKQAQEYLKRFYPSDARSRDADSFGAQLKEMQKFFRLPVTGMLDSRVIVVMQQPRCGLPDTGEDLPSRNRPKWTSRVVTYRIISYTRDLPRVTVDHLVAKALNMWSKEIPLSFRRVLLGTADIVIGFARGAHGDFYPFDGPGGTLAHAYEPGPGLGGDAHFDEDERWADGRGLGINFLAVATHELGHSLGLRHSSDPDSVMYPTYGARDSENFKLSPGDIREIQELYGKRSKSRKK, from the exons ATGCGGCTGGCGGTGCTGTGTGTCCTGTGTCTGCTGCCCCAAAGCCCAGCCCTGCCGCTCCCCCGGGAGGCGGGCGGCCACAGTGAGTCACAGTGGAAGCAGGCTCAG GAGTATCTCAAGAGATTTTACCCATCTGATGCCAGATCGAGGGATGCCGACAGCTTCGGAGCCCAGCTCAAGGAAATGCAGAAGTTCTTCCGCCTGCCCGTGACTGGAATGCTGGACTCCCGCGTGATAGTGGTAATGCAACAGCCCAGATGCGGACTTCCGGACACCGGAGAAGACTTGCCATCCAGAAACAGGCCAAAGTGGACTTCCAGAGTGGTCACCTACAG GATCATATCATACACTCGAGACTTACCACGTGTCACAGTGGATCATTTAGTGGCAAAGGCCTTGAATATGTGGAGCAAAGAGATCCCACTATCCTTCAGGAGAGTTCTGCTGGGAACTGCCGATATCGTGATTGGCTTTGCAAGAGGAG ctcacgGGGACTTCTACCCATTTGACGGACCAGGAGGCACACTGGCCCATGCCTACGAACCTGGGCCGGGCCTGGGAGGAGACGCCCACTTCGATGAGGACGAGCGCTGGGCCGACGGCAGGGGTCTAG GAATTAACTTCCTGGCTGTTGCAACCCATGAACTTGGCCATTCTCTGGGCCTGAGACATTCGTCTGATCCCGACTCTGTCATGTACCCCACCTACGGAGCCAGGGACTCTGAGAATTTCAAGCTCTCGCCGGGCGATATCAGAGAAATCCAGGAATTGTATG GAAAGAGAAGTAAATCAAGAAAGAAGTAG